In one window of Maribacter sp. BPC-D8 DNA:
- a CDS encoding zinc-dependent metalloprotease — translation MKRKLLVKLLLFLCVFGYQSAEAQIFKKKKKNTEQEASKSSKDKIQPYNKVITKDAVSDAGLFTTHVVDENHFFEIPDSLFNKEMLMVSRISKTASGIGFGGGKINTQVLRWEKKDKKVLLRVVSHDVVAADSLPVHEAVINSNFEPVLYSFDIKAVQKDSLNPTTVIEVNDIFIKDTKAFGMPDRFRKRYKVSRLDEGRGYIESIKSYPLNVEVRHIKTYLASAAPSNQSLGSISVEINNSMVLLPKEQMKRRYFDERVGWFARGQVDYGLEAQESKTIKFLDRWRLEVKDEDAEKFKNGELVEPKKQIIYYVDRATPKKWVPFIKQGIEDWQIAFEAAGFKNAIIAKEAPTEEEDPEWSPEDVRYSVVRYLASPIPNANGPHVSDPRSGEILESDINWYHNVMTLLRNWYFVQTAAINPAARGVSFDDDVMGRLIRFVSSHEVGHTLGLPHNMGSSVAYPVDSLRSKSFTKKYGTAPSIMDYARFNYIAQPGDEGVALMPDIGIYDKYAIQWGYKPIPNTTAEEEKSILDKWIMAHAGDPLYRFGHQQVGDIVDPSSQTEDLGDDAMKAGEYGIANLKRIVPKLIEWTAEDGKTYEDLDKLYGQVFSQFNRYMGHVSNNIGGVYENHKTYDQEGAVYTAVPKEKQQRAMAFLHEQLFETPMWMLDQDILERTEYSGFLEQMRSMQVRTLNNVLSLGKMARLIENETIDKAEAYALAQMMSELRKGIWSEAKNGKAVDTYRRNLQKAHLDRLEYLLTADNQAKASDFGGYRKSTVVNTSQSDIRTIARAELNILKRDIRNARNRTSDMMTKYHYDDVSERINVILDPK, via the coding sequence ATGAAAAGAAAATTACTAGTAAAATTATTGCTGTTTTTATGTGTTTTTGGCTACCAAAGTGCCGAAGCCCAAATTTTTAAAAAGAAGAAAAAAAATACTGAACAAGAAGCCAGTAAATCATCAAAAGACAAAATTCAACCTTACAATAAGGTTATTACAAAAGATGCTGTTAGCGATGCGGGACTTTTTACTACCCACGTAGTTGACGAGAATCACTTTTTTGAAATTCCCGATTCACTATTCAATAAAGAAATGTTGATGGTAAGTCGTATCTCTAAAACTGCCTCAGGTATCGGTTTTGGTGGCGGAAAAATTAATACGCAGGTTCTACGATGGGAAAAGAAAGACAAGAAGGTACTTCTTCGTGTTGTATCTCATGATGTGGTTGCTGCAGACTCTCTTCCTGTTCATGAAGCTGTAATAAACTCCAATTTTGAGCCGGTTTTATATTCGTTTGATATTAAAGCTGTTCAAAAAGATTCTCTAAATCCAACTACGGTTATAGAGGTTAATGATATTTTCATAAAGGATACCAAGGCTTTTGGTATGCCAGATAGATTTAGAAAAAGATATAAGGTTTCTCGTTTAGATGAAGGTAGAGGCTATATTGAATCAATCAAGAGTTACCCTTTAAATGTAGAGGTACGCCACATTAAAACATATTTAGCTAGTGCCGCACCTAGTAACCAAAGTTTAGGTTCTATATCTGTAGAAATCAATAACTCTATGGTATTGTTACCTAAAGAACAGATGAAGCGACGTTATTTTGACGAACGTGTTGGTTGGTTTGCTCGTGGTCAAGTAGATTACGGATTAGAAGCTCAAGAGAGCAAGACCATCAAATTTTTAGACAGATGGCGTTTAGAGGTGAAAGATGAAGATGCCGAAAAATTCAAGAATGGCGAACTTGTAGAGCCTAAAAAACAAATTATCTATTATGTAGATAGAGCTACACCTAAAAAATGGGTGCCATTTATTAAACAAGGTATAGAAGATTGGCAAATTGCTTTTGAAGCTGCAGGTTTTAAAAATGCGATTATCGCCAAAGAAGCTCCGACTGAAGAAGAAGATCCAGAATGGTCTCCTGAAGATGTACGTTATTCTGTAGTGCGTTATTTAGCTTCTCCAATACCTAATGCAAATGGTCCACATGTTAGTGATCCACGTAGTGGCGAAATATTAGAGTCTGATATCAATTGGTATCATAATGTAATGACCTTATTAAGAAACTGGTACTTCGTGCAAACTGCAGCTATTAACCCGGCAGCTAGGGGCGTTTCTTTCGATGATGATGTTATGGGACGCTTAATCCGTTTTGTATCGTCTCACGAAGTAGGGCATACTTTAGGTTTACCGCACAACATGGGTAGTAGTGTTGCATACCCTGTAGATTCACTTCGTTCTAAATCCTTTACAAAGAAATACGGCACCGCTCCATCTATTATGGATTATGCCCGTTTCAATTATATAGCACAACCTGGTGACGAAGGAGTGGCATTAATGCCAGATATCGGTATTTACGATAAGTATGCTATTCAATGGGGATACAAACCTATACCGAATACCACTGCAGAAGAAGAAAAATCTATATTAGATAAATGGATTATGGCACATGCCGGTGATCCTTTATATCGCTTTGGACACCAACAGGTAGGTGACATTGTTGATCCTAGCTCACAAACCGAAGATTTAGGTGACGATGCCATGAAAGCTGGCGAATACGGTATTGCTAACCTTAAAAGGATTGTTCCGAAATTAATTGAGTGGACAGCCGAAGATGGTAAGACTTATGAAGATCTAGATAAGTTATACGGACAAGTATTCTCTCAATTCAATAGATACATGGGTCATGTCTCTAATAACATTGGTGGAGTTTATGAAAACCATAAGACCTATGATCAAGAAGGTGCTGTTTATACTGCCGTACCTAAAGAGAAACAACAAAGAGCAATGGCTTTTCTACATGAACAGCTTTTCGAAACTCCAATGTGGATGCTGGATCAAGATATTTTGGAGCGTACAGAGTACTCTGGTTTCTTAGAGCAAATGCGTTCTATGCAAGTACGTACATTAAACAATGTACTAAGCTTAGGTAAAATGGCAAGATTAATTGAAAATGAAACCATCGATAAGGCTGAAGCATATGCTCTTGCACAAATGATGAGCGAATTAAGAAAAGGCATTTGGTCTGAAGCTAAAAACGGTAAAGCTGTAGATACCTACAGAAGAAACTTACAAAAAGCACATTTAGACCGTTTAGAATATTTACTAACAGCAGACAATCAAGCCAAAGCTTCTGATTTCGGTGGCTACAGAAAATCAACAGTTGTCAACACTAGCCAATCTGACATTAGGACTATTGCGAGAGCAGAACTGAACATTTTAAAGCGCGATATTAGAAATGCTCGTAATAGGACCTCTGATATGATGACAAAATATCATTACGACGATGTTTCTGAGCGTATTAACGTCATTTTAGACCCTAAGTAA
- a CDS encoding SLC13 family permease: MNLSSKIGLFAGPIIFFIILFLPNVLISENADAVIAVALWMVIWWVTEAVSISVTALLPLLLFPILKVMPIGDVGANYGSPIVFLFFGGFVMALALEKVNLHKRIALNIIRLTGTTANKVVLGFMIATAVLSMWISNTASTVVMLPIAMSVINLLIEDEDGFTKRDRNFALSVMLGIAFAANAGGIATVIGTPPNSVLIGLLENEYNIEISFLKWMVIGLPFSLIMISICYFVLVKVFFPTHGLKFKASKTIIHEELHKLGPTSGKEKMVLAIFGVTIFLWVFRTLINSIFPSLGLSDTLISMFAAITLFALPYNLKKGDFILQWKDTQKLAWGILILFGGGLSLAKGMSVSGIVDLVAAVIGQSDLSILLTASLLIILMLFMTELMSNVALVAVLAPVVAGIAIGLGIPITYLLIPITIASSCAFMLPMATPPNAIVFASGYIKVHEMARAGVILNLIAVLLLIGLFHFVLPLLF, from the coding sequence ATGAATTTAAGTAGCAAAATAGGCCTGTTCGCAGGTCCTATCATATTTTTCATTATCCTTTTTTTACCCAATGTACTGATATCTGAAAATGCAGATGCTGTAATTGCTGTTGCACTGTGGATGGTTATTTGGTGGGTTACCGAAGCGGTTTCTATTTCTGTAACCGCACTGCTGCCTTTGCTTCTATTTCCTATTTTAAAAGTGATGCCCATTGGTGATGTTGGCGCAAATTATGGCAGCCCTATAGTTTTTCTATTCTTTGGCGGCTTTGTAATGGCATTGGCTTTAGAGAAAGTTAACCTTCACAAACGTATTGCCTTAAATATTATTCGACTTACGGGCACAACAGCTAATAAAGTAGTGCTCGGTTTTATGATTGCTACTGCCGTATTAAGCATGTGGATCAGCAACACTGCAAGTACCGTGGTAATGCTGCCCATTGCCATGTCGGTTATTAATCTACTGATTGAAGATGAAGACGGATTCACAAAACGAGATCGAAACTTTGCGTTAAGTGTGATGCTAGGTATTGCTTTTGCCGCTAACGCTGGCGGTATTGCAACTGTTATTGGCACTCCGCCAAATTCGGTTCTCATTGGCTTATTAGAAAATGAGTACAATATTGAAATATCATTTCTAAAATGGATGGTTATAGGACTTCCGTTTTCCCTAATCATGATATCCATTTGTTATTTTGTTCTCGTAAAAGTCTTTTTCCCTACTCATGGATTAAAATTTAAAGCATCAAAAACTATCATTCACGAAGAACTCCACAAATTAGGACCAACATCAGGAAAAGAAAAAATGGTTCTTGCCATATTCGGAGTCACTATTTTTCTTTGGGTATTTAGAACCTTAATCAATTCTATATTTCCAAGTCTTGGGTTATCAGATACACTAATCAGTATGTTTGCCGCCATTACACTATTCGCACTTCCATATAATCTTAAAAAAGGAGATTTCATCTTGCAATGGAAAGATACCCAAAAGCTCGCATGGGGAATTCTAATTCTATTCGGTGGCGGACTCTCATTAGCAAAAGGCATGTCGGTTTCTGGTATTGTCGATTTAGTAGCAGCAGTTATTGGACAGAGTGATTTGAGCATTTTACTCACCGCCTCTTTATTGATTATACTAATGTTGTTCATGACAGAGCTGATGAGCAACGTAGCTCTTGTTGCCGTACTTGCGCCTGTAGTGGCAGGTATTGCGATTGGCTTAGGCATACCCATCACTTATTTACTGATACCTATTACCATTGCAAGTAGCTGCGCCTTTATGTTACCCATGGCTACACCACCAAATGCTATTGTATTTGCCAGTGGCTATATTAAGGTTCATGAAATGGCGCGCGCAGGTGTCATATTAAACCTAATTGCAGTGCTATTATTAATAGGATTATTCCATTTTGTTCTTCCGCTTTTATTTTAA
- the lysS gene encoding lysine--tRNA ligase — translation MQLSEQELIRREKLEKLRALGINPYPAALYPVDATSASIKSNYEEGKQVIVAGRLMSRRIQGKASFAELQDSTGRIQVYFNRDEICTGEDKTLYNDVYKKLLDIGDIIGIEGELFTTQVGEKTIMVKKFTMLSKSLRPLPLPKKDAEGKIYDEFNDPELRYRQRYVDLVVNPKVKETFIKRTKITTSIREFYNAAGYLEVETPILQPIPGGATARPFLTHHNALNIPLYLRIANELYLKRLIVGGFDGVYEFSKDFRNEGMDRTHNPEFTVMELYVAYKDYNWMMDTTEKLLEKIAMDSNGATKITVGEHEIEFKAPYARVPILEAIKIHTGYDVAGMPEDELRETAKKLGLEVDETMGIGKLIDEIFGEKCEHFYVQPTFITDYPKEMSPLTKEHRDNPALTERFELMVNGKELANAYSELNDPIDQRERFEDQLKLSEKGDDEAMFIDQDFLRALEYGMPPTSGIGIGIDRLVMLMTNNASIQEVLFFPQMRPEKKPLQLSENEKVIFDILKAEKKMELDALKTKSDLSNKAWDKGIKGITKQQLAKIYKEDDVLLVEILK, via the coding sequence ATGCAATTATCGGAGCAAGAGCTTATCAGAAGAGAAAAATTAGAGAAATTAAGAGCACTAGGTATTAATCCTTATCCAGCGGCTTTATATCCTGTAGATGCTACATCTGCAAGTATCAAATCTAATTATGAAGAAGGTAAACAGGTTATTGTTGCCGGTAGACTTATGTCGCGTCGTATTCAAGGGAAAGCATCTTTTGCCGAACTACAAGATAGTACCGGTCGTATTCAGGTTTATTTCAATAGAGATGAAATTTGTACTGGTGAAGACAAAACCTTGTACAATGATGTTTATAAGAAATTACTTGATATTGGTGATATCATTGGTATCGAAGGTGAACTTTTTACCACTCAGGTAGGTGAAAAAACGATTATGGTAAAGAAATTTACCATGCTTAGTAAATCTCTAAGACCGTTGCCATTACCTAAAAAAGATGCCGAGGGTAAAATATATGATGAGTTCAATGATCCTGAGCTACGTTACCGTCAACGTTATGTTGATTTGGTTGTTAACCCAAAGGTGAAAGAAACCTTCATTAAAAGAACTAAAATAACCACGAGTATTCGTGAATTTTATAATGCAGCCGGGTATTTAGAAGTAGAGACTCCGATTTTACAACCTATACCTGGTGGTGCAACTGCACGTCCGTTTTTAACGCATCATAATGCATTAAATATTCCTTTATACTTAAGAATCGCGAACGAACTTTACCTTAAAAGGTTAATAGTTGGTGGTTTTGATGGTGTCTATGAATTTTCTAAGGATTTTAGAAACGAAGGAATGGACCGTACCCATAACCCAGAATTCACCGTAATGGAATTGTATGTTGCATACAAAGATTACAACTGGATGATGGATACCACCGAGAAACTATTGGAGAAAATTGCGATGGATTCTAATGGTGCCACAAAAATTACGGTTGGTGAGCATGAAATTGAATTTAAAGCTCCGTATGCACGTGTGCCTATTCTAGAAGCGATAAAAATACATACAGGCTACGATGTTGCTGGCATGCCAGAAGATGAACTTCGTGAAACTGCCAAAAAATTAGGTCTTGAAGTTGACGAAACTATGGGCATCGGTAAATTGATCGATGAAATATTCGGTGAAAAATGTGAGCACTTCTACGTGCAACCTACATTTATTACCGACTACCCAAAAGAAATGAGTCCGCTTACGAAAGAACACCGCGACAACCCTGCATTGACAGAGCGTTTTGAGCTTATGGTAAACGGTAAAGAGTTGGCTAACGCTTACTCTGAGCTTAATGACCCTATTGATCAAAGAGAGCGTTTTGAAGATCAATTGAAGCTTTCTGAAAAGGGAGATGATGAGGCTATGTTCATTGATCAAGATTTTCTTAGAGCTCTTGAATATGGTATGCCCCCAACTTCTGGTATTGGTATTGGTATTGACCGTTTGGTGATGTTGATGACCAACAATGCGTCGATACAAGAAGTATTGTTCTTCCCACAGATGAGACCTGAGAAGAAACCTTTACAACTGTCTGAAAACGAAAAGGTAATTTTCGATATTCTTAAGGCGGAAAAGAAAATGGAGCTTGACGCCCTTAAAACTAAATCTGACTTAAGTAACAAAGCTTGGGATAAAGGCATTAAAGGGATTACGAAGCAACAATTGGCTAAAATCTACAAAGAGGACGATGTTCTTTTGGTAGAAATTTTAAAATAG
- a CDS encoding SGNH/GDSL hydrolase family protein, with translation MLYKLTLIVFLFSSLPSCSQTEEIRFEQIVGDPNNQEIITYLALGDSYTVGESVDFEDSFPAQLSTKIEENKNLQVNTTVIAQTGWRTDQLISAVGGRESADYNLVTLLIGVNNQFQSRPFSQYETEFTELLNKTINLAGNDANKVIILSIPDYYYTPYGQSNGDELISFQLDKYNNFAKSIAKEKGVTFLDITDITLKGLDEPELVANDGLHPSGLAYEKFVERLYPLVSTRLKD, from the coding sequence ATGCTTTATAAATTAACCTTAATTGTTTTTCTGTTTAGCTCTCTACCTTCATGCAGCCAGACCGAAGAAATAAGATTTGAGCAAATAGTAGGCGACCCAAATAATCAAGAAATTATTACGTATTTAGCGCTCGGCGATAGTTATACTGTTGGGGAAAGTGTTGATTTTGAAGATAGTTTTCCTGCTCAACTGAGTACAAAAATTGAAGAAAATAAAAATCTTCAAGTCAATACAACGGTAATTGCACAAACCGGATGGCGAACAGATCAGCTCATTTCAGCTGTTGGTGGTCGCGAATCTGCAGATTATAATTTAGTTACGCTATTAATCGGTGTAAACAACCAGTTTCAATCTAGACCTTTTTCTCAATACGAAACTGAGTTTACCGAATTATTAAACAAAACAATTAATCTAGCTGGTAATGATGCTAACAAAGTAATCATACTTTCAATACCTGATTACTACTACACACCATATGGACAAAGTAATGGAGACGAACTGATCTCTTTTCAACTGGATAAGTATAATAATTTCGCCAAGTCTATTGCAAAAGAAAAGGGAGTTACTTTCCTCGATATTACAGATATAACGCTAAAAGGTTTAGACGAACCGGAATTGGTCGCCAATGACGGATTGCATCCTTCTGGGCTTGCTTATGAAAAATTTGTAGAAAGACTCTATCCTTTAGTGTCTACAAGATTGAAAGATTAA
- a CDS encoding thioredoxin family protein — translation MKLSFVLTTLLLSFFFNSFSQNTNQEIIIDNQQPFLLGEITVGGLSANSYKTWFEPNFENYESDQIQIDVFKEQLASYKILIFMGTWCGDSKREVPRFLKILESADYPMENLKIVALDHRKKSYKKSPQGEEWGLNIRRVPTFIFYKNGREVNRIIETPITTLEGDILKIISQKEYIPNYASSLHFD, via the coding sequence ATGAAATTATCATTTGTATTGACCACACTTCTCTTAAGCTTCTTCTTCAACTCATTTTCTCAGAATACCAACCAAGAGATTATTATTGACAATCAACAACCCTTTTTATTGGGAGAAATAACTGTTGGCGGACTCTCAGCCAACTCCTACAAAACATGGTTCGAACCTAATTTCGAAAACTATGAGAGTGACCAAATTCAAATTGATGTATTTAAAGAGCAACTAGCTTCTTACAAAATCTTGATTTTTATGGGTACTTGGTGTGGTGACAGCAAACGCGAAGTTCCTAGATTTCTTAAAATTCTAGAATCTGCAGATTACCCAATGGAGAACTTGAAAATAGTTGCTCTTGACCATCGAAAAAAATCGTATAAGAAAAGTCCGCAGGGTGAAGAATGGGGATTAAACATCCGTAGGGTTCCTACATTTATTTTTTACAAGAACGGAAGAGAAGTGAATAGAATTATTGAAACACCCATAACAACATTAGAAGGTGACATATTGAAAATTATTTCGCAAAAAGAATATATTCCCAATTACGCTTCTTCATTACATTTCGACTGA
- a CDS encoding helix-turn-helix domain-containing protein, which produces MFRTVFLILILFSCFKGLSQYSFEGQIADEQSGKTIYLSIIEDYRKFGRISMEQILKKTTTDTLGYFSFKGNNLNDDNRIYRIHLDDCSDASSNSEHFFGSCEFSKSILFVANNNDTITFPTSFANEELCEITSTNSKSSTFLDIDILKEEMAFDFNEFRSDANRKLNSKKWFSTLQDFGENLDEPLAELYIFNFLSDKRNDTYSYYLKDIGKTNYYNELGERLLSKYPNAPFTDLYLNEIAIDQQLKDSTSSNSDFWKWLLLALLLLSISLNIYFVLKQRSTSRNLQSDSLAKLTEQENNVIQQILENKTNKEIAAAMFISVSTVKTHINNVYKKLEVSSRDEIKQRFQ; this is translated from the coding sequence ATGTTCAGAACAGTATTTTTAATCCTTATTCTTTTCTCCTGTTTTAAAGGTTTATCTCAATATAGTTTCGAAGGTCAAATTGCAGATGAGCAAAGCGGAAAGACCATTTACCTATCTATCATTGAAGATTACAGGAAGTTTGGTAGAATATCAATGGAACAGATTCTTAAAAAAACTACTACCGATACATTAGGATATTTTAGTTTCAAAGGGAATAACCTTAACGATGACAATAGAATTTACAGAATTCATTTAGATGATTGTTCTGATGCTTCTTCAAACTCTGAACACTTTTTTGGCAGTTGCGAGTTCAGCAAAAGCATACTTTTTGTTGCCAATAATAACGACACCATTACTTTCCCTACTTCTTTTGCAAATGAAGAACTCTGTGAAATTACCTCAACAAACAGTAAATCATCTACCTTTTTAGATATAGATATTTTAAAAGAAGAAATGGCTTTCGATTTTAATGAATTTAGAAGTGATGCGAATAGAAAGCTGAATTCTAAAAAGTGGTTCTCGACCTTGCAAGATTTCGGAGAAAATTTAGATGAGCCTTTAGCCGAACTCTATATTTTCAACTTTTTATCAGATAAAAGAAATGATACCTACAGCTATTACCTAAAAGATATTGGCAAGACAAACTATTATAATGAACTTGGCGAGCGATTACTTTCTAAATACCCAAATGCGCCCTTTACCGATTTGTATTTAAATGAAATAGCAATTGACCAACAATTAAAAGATAGCACTTCATCAAATTCTGATTTTTGGAAATGGTTACTTCTAGCCTTACTCCTACTCTCTATATCGCTCAATATATACTTTGTTTTGAAACAAAGAAGCACTTCAAGAAACTTGCAAAGCGATTCTCTCGCAAAGCTAACCGAGCAAGAAAACAACGTTATTCAACAAATTCTTGAAAACAAAACCAATAAAGAGATTGCAGCAGCCATGTTTATCAGTGTAAGCACTGTAAAGACCCACATTAACAACGTTTACAAGAAATTAGAGGTGTCGTCGAGAGACGAAATAAAACAACGTTTTCAATAA
- a CDS encoding YqaE/Pmp3 family membrane protein, translating to MSLIRVLLAIFFPPLAVLGKGCGSFVIVLLLTFCGWVPGVIAALVILNNPN from the coding sequence ATGAGTTTAATTCGAGTATTGCTCGCCATCTTTTTTCCTCCTTTAGCAGTTTTAGGCAAAGGTTGTGGTTCTTTTGTAATTGTTCTACTTTTGACTTTTTGCGGCTGGGTACCAGGTGTAATCGCTGCATTAGTTATATTGAATAACCCTAACTAG
- the lipB gene encoding lipoyl(octanoyl) transferase LipB yields MNKKVHVQDLGLKDYKETWDYQEQLFKDTIDLKIRNRREELSLETPNHFLFVEHPHVYTLGKSGDISNLLVDEKVLADKGATFYKINRGGDITYHGPGQIVGYPILDLDNFFTDIHKYLRFLEEMVILTLAEYGIKSERSPGETGVWLDVGTPFARKICAMGVRASRWVTMHGFALNVNADLGYFDMMIPCGIKGKSVTSLNVELGKKEVDLNEVKQKLLKHFQVLFEAEVII; encoded by the coding sequence ATGAATAAGAAGGTGCACGTACAAGATTTAGGTCTGAAGGATTATAAGGAGACTTGGGACTACCAAGAGCAGTTATTTAAAGATACCATTGACCTTAAAATACGAAATAGAAGAGAAGAATTGAGTTTAGAGACTCCGAATCATTTTCTTTTTGTTGAACACCCTCATGTGTATACACTTGGTAAAAGTGGAGACATTTCTAATCTCTTAGTTGATGAAAAAGTCTTAGCTGACAAAGGAGCTACTTTTTATAAAATAAATAGAGGAGGAGATATCACTTATCACGGTCCGGGTCAAATAGTGGGTTACCCTATCTTAGATTTAGATAACTTCTTTACAGATATTCATAAATACCTTCGTTTTTTAGAAGAAATGGTCATCTTGACCTTAGCTGAATACGGAATAAAATCTGAACGATCTCCAGGGGAAACCGGAGTATGGTTAGATGTCGGTACCCCGTTTGCACGTAAAATATGCGCAATGGGAGTAAGAGCCAGTAGATGGGTAACCATGCATGGCTTTGCATTAAATGTCAATGCCGATTTAGGATATTTTGATATGATGATCCCATGCGGAATTAAAGGGAAATCCGTGACTTCTTTAAATGTAGAATTAGGAAAAAAAGAGGTTGATTTAAATGAGGTAAAACAAAAACTATTGAAACATTTTCAAGTGCTTTTTGAAGCGGAAGTGATTATTTAG